The following are from one region of the Gloeocapsopsis sp. IPPAS B-1203 genome:
- a CDS encoding iron-sulfur cluster assembly accessory protein: MVQAPSQQRGILLSEAALRQVMFLRDRQGKDLCLRVGVRQGGCSGMSYMMDFEDPSKIRSDDEVYDYNGFKIVCDRKSMLYLYGLMLDYSDAMIGGGFQFTNPNANQTCGCGKSFGV, from the coding sequence ATGGTACAAGCACCATCACAACAACGCGGTATTCTACTCAGTGAAGCAGCTTTACGGCAAGTAATGTTTTTGCGTGACCGACAAGGTAAAGATTTGTGTTTACGAGTTGGTGTTCGTCAAGGCGGCTGTTCGGGAATGTCTTACATGATGGATTTTGAAGATCCCAGCAAAATCCGTAGCGATGACGAAGTCTATGACTACAACGGCTTCAAAATCGTATGCGATCGCAAAAGTATGCTGTACCTTTATGGTTTAATGCTTGACTATAGCGATGCTATGATTGGTGGCGGTTTTCAATTTACCAATCCCAATGCTAACCAAACTTGTGGCTGCGGTAAATCGTTTGGAGTTTAA
- the zds gene encoding 9,9'-di-cis-zeta-carotene desaturase: protein MRVAIVGAGLAGLATAVDLADAGWEVEIFESRPFVGGKVGSWIDTDGNHVEMGLHVFFGNYYQLFELMRKVGADQNLRLKEHIHTFINKGGKTGALDFRFLTGAPFNGLKAFFTTSQLSVQDKIQNAIALGTSPIVRGLVDFDGAMTTIRNLDDVSFADWFRRQGGSQGSLERMWNPIAYALGFIDTENISARCMLTIFQMFAARTEASVLRMLEGSPYEYLHKPIIDYLEARGAKIYTRRRVREIQFTEAPTRVTGLVIAQGDTEEIMTADAYVCACDVPGIQRLLPQQWRKWSEFDNIYKLDTVPVATVQLRFDGWVTELHNATERQQLDRAAGMDNLLYTPDADFSCFADLALTSPSDYYREGQGSLMQLVLTPGDPFIKQSNEAIAHHVLQQVHELFPSSRNLNMTWYNVVKLAQSLYREAPGMDPYRPPQKTPVENFFLAGSYTQQDYIDSMEGATLSGRRAAKAILASTVTVSPQPSAVGS from the coding sequence ATGCGCGTTGCAATCGTCGGAGCGGGGTTGGCTGGGCTAGCAACCGCCGTAGATTTAGCAGATGCTGGTTGGGAAGTAGAAATTTTTGAATCTCGCCCGTTTGTTGGTGGTAAGGTCGGCAGTTGGATAGATACTGATGGTAATCATGTTGAGATGGGACTCCACGTCTTTTTCGGTAACTATTACCAACTATTTGAATTGATGCGAAAAGTGGGAGCCGATCAAAATCTCCGTCTCAAAGAGCATATCCATACCTTTATCAACAAGGGAGGAAAAACCGGCGCCTTAGATTTTCGTTTTCTTACTGGCGCACCCTTCAACGGCTTGAAGGCTTTTTTTACTACATCGCAATTATCTGTACAAGATAAAATCCAAAATGCGATCGCACTTGGAACAAGTCCCATTGTCCGCGGATTGGTAGACTTCGACGGCGCAATGACAACAATCCGAAATTTGGATGATGTCAGCTTTGCTGATTGGTTTCGCCGCCAGGGAGGTTCGCAAGGTAGCTTAGAGAGAATGTGGAATCCAATTGCTTACGCGCTAGGCTTTATTGATACCGAAAATATTTCAGCACGGTGTATGCTGACAATCTTTCAAATGTTTGCTGCACGTACTGAAGCATCAGTATTGCGAATGCTTGAAGGTTCGCCTTATGAATACCTACACAAGCCAATTATTGATTACTTAGAAGCACGGGGAGCCAAAATCTATACTCGTCGCCGTGTCCGAGAAATTCAGTTCACTGAAGCACCGACTCGCGTCACAGGATTAGTAATTGCGCAAGGGGACACCGAAGAAATAATGACTGCGGATGCTTACGTATGTGCATGTGATGTCCCAGGTATTCAGCGTTTACTACCACAACAATGGCGCAAGTGGTCAGAATTTGACAATATTTATAAATTAGATACAGTTCCCGTTGCTACTGTACAACTGCGATTTGATGGTTGGGTAACAGAATTACACAATGCTACCGAACGCCAGCAACTCGATCGTGCTGCGGGTATGGATAATTTGCTATACACTCCCGATGCTGATTTTTCTTGCTTCGCTGACCTAGCATTGACTAGCCCTAGCGATTATTATCGTGAGGGACAAGGTTCATTGATGCAACTTGTACTGACTCCTGGAGATCCTTTTATCAAACAAAGTAACGAGGCGATCGCACACCATGTTTTGCAGCAAGTCCATGAGTTGTTTCCTTCTTCTCGTAACCTAAACATGACGTGGTATAACGTTGTCAAACTAGCACAATCACTCTATCGCGAAGCCCCTGGGATGGACCCCTATCGCCCACCTCAAAAAACACCTGTGGAAAACTTTTTCCTCGCGGGTAGTTACACCCAGCAAGACTATATCGATAGTATGGAAGGCGCTACTTTATCTGGACGCCGTGCAGCTAAAGCAATTTTGGCAAGCACAGTAACCGTTAGTCCCCAACCTTCAGCGGTTGGTAGTTAA
- a CDS encoding SRPBCC family protein has translation MPDWLEHSVQVEVDAPIDLVWSLWSDLEQMPRWMKWISSVKVLEDNPELSRWKLNTGGLEFTWLSRILKMVPQQIIQWESVDGLPNRGAIRFYDRHNTSIVKLSISYAIPGILGKIMDNLFLGRAVESTIKADLERFRDYALQAKAAQK, from the coding sequence ATGCCAGATTGGTTAGAACATAGCGTGCAGGTTGAGGTGGATGCACCCATTGATCTCGTGTGGAGTTTGTGGTCTGATCTTGAGCAGATGCCTCGGTGGATGAAGTGGATTTCATCAGTTAAGGTTTTAGAAGATAATCCCGAACTCTCTCGCTGGAAGCTCAATACAGGGGGATTAGAGTTCACATGGCTATCGCGAATTCTCAAAATGGTTCCCCAGCAAATTATTCAATGGGAATCGGTTGATGGATTGCCCAACCGCGGCGCAATTCGTTTTTACGATCGCCACAACACCAGTATTGTTAAACTTTCTATCTCCTACGCAATCCCTGGTATTTTAGGTAAAATTATGGATAATCTATTCCTTGGTCGTGCGGTAGAATCTACGATTAAAGCAGATTTAGAACGCTTCCGCGACTATGCACTCCAAGCAAAAGCTGCACAGAAATAA
- a CDS encoding 2Fe-2S iron-sulfur cluster binding domain-containing protein, giving the protein MAVKIHFLPDDITVTATVGELLLDVADRAGVTIPTGCLMGSCHACEVELEDGDTIRACITTVPPGYDELVINLFSDPTW; this is encoded by the coding sequence ATGGCAGTTAAAATACATTTTTTGCCAGATGATATAACGGTTACAGCTACAGTAGGCGAACTGCTATTAGATGTTGCTGATCGTGCTGGGGTAACAATTCCTACGGGGTGTTTGATGGGTTCGTGTCACGCTTGTGAAGTAGAACTAGAAGATGGCGACACAATCCGTGCTTGTATAACCACAGTACCACCTGGATATGATGAACTAGTTATTAATTTGTTTAGCGATCCAACTTGGTAA